In the Pleuronectes platessa chromosome 8, fPlePla1.1, whole genome shotgun sequence genome, one interval contains:
- the si:dkeyp-115e12.6 gene encoding centromere protein F, whose protein sequence is MSWAEEDWTVGLSGRVLQKVKELQVQHDRLSRETKQKQLQLDNIQTNLEKQTLKYDEVRGELHSVQRELQNVHEEAKTAVSSSECLAQELQTKQAQVCSFEGQLDAARTLNNKLTQEVKRLEAELEKLQNSSRSADTTLFSTPCWNTSSPWEHNGSRKEEEKLGHRDETQSKHIRQQLQFSDAPTTSLPRQQHRSTPQRHPSDQSESFSTPSAVFPWERDDTRPTNRRQSQTSPKTPSSDFITQGQLAVGLCGKEKDNRTERDTVSLSEIKSRVSCLEEELSVKTRTLKSVQNDLVQSKKDVTSREIGLQKARDELILSHTRVTQESERASGAEQRLKQSQDELRCQRQNAESIRLQHQQRTKEMEKQHQKDMSEFQKERQWLEKQHQQEVNKLNQELQQARTLHNALQAQNDKLSLQKQALDKELETLKEKLKWTEGQLLESQRKEAQTQAKLTEALRETEGVAVSLEQSRKRERDLEEEGRRLAEERADALRLLKDLQEQKAAPAPPVQFCPVGQSFSPQPSRAPNSRTSTHTKRTTPTVRAERKEEEESMVEKRPEISAFYPSDREPGEGIDCEHITAVISSESESLQREGLRRKSKEEGNLRRNKAVECDSSGTQKHSSFDPVLCMPTDSSVDVSEKLEQAKAAEDLQRINTMLRSEINDVREELQKRLDDLEVQRRAEAEARTRLKKLSCKQSSQAVEKEEMEKEWRTQLESERAETERLRKAVAALETEVKSRKEESKKNEREEEKNKEIEDRESEMIELNMQLKKQLAEVKAQLALEREERKREEEERNQIKNMVTDEKKELSTKLAELKAELEELKRSREEDERGGEEKLLITNSPLKYLTLHDDELNSNIVHCHNKLLPSPEQHLLFCQSTNQLNMLVSQATADLMQEEPTVIDPERLSLSDEGPMGQVASDSEEYLAGSPLLDQRGELSHLPKCGSTSPDMEKEVNRLYKEKAKETQRAQQSQVKLEVLQTQVTRQTQQLTMAFEKQSQHISGLLAELQEKEGALLSQGEELQRYKQELQAFKAEKEVTKLRNDDQRKESRDESSMEITELQPYKKQDCSVISHTTQSLAGGDSTTQRDEDQTKTDAETPTLEGDRALSEQHPVSVDSDMTESYLDSACVMEETESSRDGGRVDVLSELLALRQENQLLKQRIEGVTMSETRNLALQTDGENQEDPVKQSQYTGDAALPCLTEQRPPTVKDNITPEGQESLLQNNENQTTLEEEDLEEASCLEINLLEQKVVALQVKIQALSEETQQQTEELTLWRLASQPAPTIDQDLPNKDNQDQNSAVRQSQSQQLLTDEMTHIPPGTRSQAPTAQVQESNSNVTVIREDELFLSCSSNKLPGRMLFSRLQHSNLPEPKSFLQFKQTAALQEYNQDPDKESEKENIVQWSDTSPSQHKDKRDSELIQMSSEKTDQQVTKGPTKTKTAECPRENPVGKPNTSRTTSEINTTNGSSERSVSRDMKSVSSQTEESLCPQSAPTASELHCAYTQTEEKEEEQELVLVESPPAALIPSSEGLKSRDKMLFSGSFPIPSDPARLAERIRRNRTQLSAAFDDTEYEPYGLPEVVMRGFADIPSGPSCPYIVRRGLLGTSAVPVPQKDLGQEEETD, encoded by the exons ATGAGTTGGGCTGAGGAGGACTGGACAGTGGGCCTGTCTGGACGGGTCCTGCAAAaggtgaaggagctgcaggtcCAACATGATCGACTGTCAAGAGAGACCAAGCAGAAACAGCTGCAGCTGGACAACATCCAGACTAACCTTGAAAAACAGACTCTAAAG TATGACGAGGTGCGCGGGGAGCTCCACTCTGTGCAGAGGGAGCTCCAGAATGTTCACGAGGAGGCCAAAACAGCAGTGAGCAGCAGCGAGTGCCTGGCCCAGGAGCTGCAGACCAAGCAGGCACAAGTCTGCTCTTTTGAGGGCCAGCTAGATGCTGCCCGCACCCTCAACAACAAACTCACCCAGGAGGTCAAAAG GTTGGAGGCAGAGcttgagaagctgcagaacagcaGCAGGTCGGCAGATACCACTCTGTTTTCTACTCCCTGCTGGAATACATCCTCACCCTGGGAACATAATG ggagcagaaaggaagaggaaaagcTGGGACATAGAGATGAAACGCAGAGCAAGCACATCCGA CAGCAGCTCCAGTTCTCAGATGCGCCCACAACTTCACTGCCAAGACAACAGCACAGGAGCACACCCCAACGCCACCCGTCTGACCAATCGGAGTCCTTCTCCACTCCCTCGGCTGTGTTTCCGTGGGAGCGGGATGACACCAGGCCAACAAACAGGAGACAATCCCAGACCTCTCCCAAGACGCCCAGCTCTGATTTTATCACTCAGGGCCAGTTGGCAGTGGGGCTTTGTGGGAAAGAGAAGGAcaacaggacagagagagaca CAGTATCTTTATCAGAGATAAAGAGCCGTGTGTCAtgtctggaggaggagctgtctGTGAAGACCAGGACGTTGAAGTCCGTTCAGAACGACCTGGTGCAAAGCAAGAAAGACGTCACTTCCAGGGAGATCGGCCTGCAGAAAGCTCGAGATGAGCTCATTCTGTCTCACACACGTGTCACCCAGGAGAGTGAACGG GCATCAGGAGCTGAGCAAAGGCTGAAGCAGTCACAAGACGAGCTTCGTTGTCAAAGGCAAAATGCAGAGAGCATCCGACTGCAACACCAACAGCGCACCAAGGAGATGGAGAAACAACATCAGAAG GACATGTCAGAGTTTCAGAAAGAGAGGCAGTGGCTTGAGAAGCAGCATCAGCAGGAGGTGAATAAGCTCaaccaggagctgcagcaggccagGACGCTCCACAATGCCCTGCAGGCGCAGAATGACAAG CTGTCTCTACAGAAACAAGCACTGGACAAAGAGTTGGAGACTCTGAAAGAGAAACTGAAGTGGACGGAGGGACAGCTGCTGGAGAGCCAGAGAAAAGAAGCACAGACACAAGCCAAACTAAcg GAAGCGTTGCGTGAGACAGAGGGTGTGGCGGTGAGTCTTGAGcagagcagaaagagagagcgagatctggaggaggaggggaggagactGGCAGAGGAGAGAGCCGACGCCCTTCGTCTCCTCAAAGACCTGCAGG AGCAAAAAGCTGCACCAGCACCTCCTGTTCAGTTTTGCCCAGTTGGACAGAGTTTCTCCCCTCAGCCCTCTCGAGCTCCTAATTCTCGAACATCAACTCACACCAAGAGGACAACTCCTACCGTACGAGCCGAacggaaggaggaggaggagagcatggTTGAGAAAAGACCAGAGATTTCAGCATTTTACCCCTCTGACAGAGAGCCAGGAGAAGGCATCGACTGTGAACACATCACTGCCGTCATCTCCTCAGAGTCTGAGAGTTTACAAAGGGAAGGACTCAGGAGGAAAAGTAAGGAAGAAGGGAACTTGAGGCGGAATAAAGCAGTAGAGTGTGACAGCTCTGGAACACAGAAGCACTCCAGCTTTGATCCTGTACTCTGTATGCCCACCGACTCCTCTGTGGATGTTTCTGAAAAGCTAGAGCAGGCAAAAGCCGCTGAAGACCTCCAGAGAATTAACACCATGCTGCGATCAGAGATAAATGATGTGCGCGAAGAACTCCAGAAAAGATTGGACGACCTGGAAGTCCAACGAAGGGCTGAGGCAGAGGCCAGGACCCGGCTCAAAAAGCTCAGCTGCAAACAATCCAGCCAGGCTGTGGAGAAGGAAGAGATGGAAAAGGAATGGAGGACTCAGCTGGAGAGTGAGAGGGCTGAGACAGAGAGGTTGAGGAAGGCCGTGGCTGCTTTGGAGACAGAGGTGAAGAGCAGAAAGGAGGAGAGTAAAAAGaacgagagagaggaggagaaaaacaaagaaatagaagacagagagagtgaaatgATAGAACTTAATATGCAGCTGAAGAAGCAGCTAGCGGAGGTAAAAGCCCAGCTTGCTTTAgaacgagaggagagaaagagagaggaagaggagaggaaccaaataaaaaacatggtcACAGATGAAAAAAAGGAGCTGAGCACAAAACTTGCAGAACTTAAAGCTGAATTGGAAGAACTGAAGCGCAGCAGAGAAgaagatgagagaggaggagaggaaaaactaTTGATTACCAACAGCCCGCTGAAGTACCTGACTCTCCATGATGATGAGCTCAATTCCAACATTGTTCACTGTCACAACAAACTCCTCCCTTCTCCAGAGCAGCACCTTCTCTTCTGTCAGTCCACTAACCAACTCAACATGCTGGTGTCTCAGGCAACAGCTGATCTCATGCAAGAAGAACCAACAGTGATAGATCCCGAACGCCTGTCTCTGTCAGATGAGGGACCAATGGGTCAAGTGGCCTCTGACTCAGAAGAGTATCTGGCAGGGTCTCCACTGttagaccagagaggagaactTTCTCACCTCCCGAAATGTGGGTCTACCTCCCCAGATATGGAAAAAGAGGTGAACCGCTTGTACAAGGAGAAAGCAAAGGAAACGCAACGTGCTCAACAGAGCCAGGTTAAACTGGAGGTCCTACAGACCCAG GTGACACGTCAGACCCAGCAGCTGACCATGGCCTTCGAGAAGCAGAGTCAGCACATCTCAGGCCTTCTAGCTGAGCTACAGGAGAAGGAGGGTGCCCTCCTCAGCCAGGGAGAGGAACTGCAGCGATATAAGCAAGAGCTGCAAGCTTTCAAGGCTGAAAAAGAAGTTACAAAGTTGCGGAATGACgatcaaagaaaagaaagtagaGATGAGTCGTCGATGGAGATCACAGAGCTACAACCATACAAGAAACAGGACTGTTCTGTCATATCGCACACTACACAGTCACTGGCTGGTGGAGATTCTACTACACAGAGAGATGAAGATCAAACTAAGACTGATGCAGAAACACCAACACTGGAAGGGGACCGTGCATTAAGTGAACAGCATCCAGTTTCTGTTGACTCAGACATGACTGAGAGTTATCTTGATTCTGCCTGTGTGATGGAGGAGACTGAGAGCAGTCGAGATGGAGGCAGAGTAGACGTGCTGTCAGAGCTGCTCGCTCTGCGACAGGAGAATCAGTTGCTGAAACAAAGAATAGAAGGCGTGACCATGTCAGAGACCAGAAACCTGGCTTTACAGACAGACGGTGAAAACCAAGAAGACCCAGTCAAACAAAGCCAATACACAGGAGATGCTGCTCTGCCCTGCTTGACAGAGCAGAGGCCACCTACTGTGAAAGATAACATCACCCCTGAAGGGCAGGAGTCACTACTGCAGAATAACGAAAACCAAACAACATTGGAAGAAGAAGACCTGGAGGAAGCATCTTGTCTTGAGATCAACCTTCTGGAGCAAAAG GTGGTGGCGCTGCAGGTGAAGATTCAGGCTCTATCTGAGGAGACTCAGCAGCAGACCGAGGAGCTCACTCTGTGGAGACTGGCCTCACAACCAGCTCCAACTATTGACCAAGACCTTCCCAACAAAGACAACCAGGACCAAAACTCTGCTGTCCGACAATCCCAGTCACAGCAGCTACTGACTGATGAGATGACCCACATCCCACCAGGGACCAGGAGCCAGGCTCCCACTGCTCAGGTTCAGGAGAGCAACAGTAATGTGACAGTTATCAGAGAGGATGAGTtattcctctcctgctcctccaacaAACTGCCAGGCCGCATGTTGTTCTCCAg ACTGCAGCACAGCAACCTTCCTGAGCCAAAGAGTTTCCTTCAATTTAAACagactgcagctcttcaggAATACAACCAGGACCCCGACAAG gaatctgagaaagaaaacattgtgCAGTGGTCagacaccagtccatcacagcacAAAGACAAGAGAGACTCTGAACTCATCCAAATGTCTTCAGAGAAAACTGATCAACAAGTCACCAAAGGACCAACTAAAACCAAAACAGCAGAATGTCCCAGGGAGAATCCAGTGGGCAAACCAAACACTTCCAGAACAACCAgtgaaataaacacaaccaaTGGCTCCTCAGAGAGATCAGTcagcagagacatgaagagtGTCAGCAGTCAAACAGAGGAGAGCTTGTGTCCTCAAAGCGCTCCAACAGCATCTGAACTTCACTGTGCTTACACACAGactgaagagaaggaggaggaacaggaattAGTTTTAGTGGAATCCCCTCCTGCGGCTCTTATCCCATCATCAGAGGGGTTAAAGTCAAGAGACAAGATGTTGTTTTCAGGTTCCTTCCCCATCCCGTCTGACCCGGCCCGTTTAGCAGAAAGAATCCGCCGCAACAGGACGCAGCTGTCGGCTGCCTTTGACGACACAGAGTATGAACCGTACGGACTGCCAGAGGTCGTCATGAGAG GTTTTGCCGACATCCCCAGTGGTCCCTCGTGTCCCTACATCGTGAGAAGAGGTTTGTTGGGGACGTCTGCTGTGCCTGTCCCGCAGAAAGACctgggacaggaggaggagacggattAA
- the stx5a gene encoding syntaxin-5a isoform X2, with the protein MTCRDRTVEFQSACKSLQGRQNGIQPSKPALSALRQRSDFTVMAKRIGKDLSNTFAKLEKLTILAKRKSLFDDKGVEIEELTYIIKQDINSLNKQIAQLQDLVRSRGAPGGRHIQTHSNTIVVSLQSKLASMSNDFKSVLEVRTENLKQQRTRREQFSQPPVSSSPLMANNFKSSVLMQDESRSLGDVAINMDSQANPLQLQLIDEQDSYIQSRADTMQNIETTIVELGSIFQQLAHMVKEQEETIQRIDANVEDTQLNVEGAHTEILKYFQSVSSNRWLMIKIFLVLIVFFIIFVVFFA; encoded by the exons ATGACGTGCCGTGACCGGACTGTTGAGTTCCAGTCAGCCTGTAAATCTCTCCAGGGCAGACAG AATGGAATACAGCCTAGTAAACCAGCTCTCAGCGCTCTCAGGCAGCGCAGTGACTTCACAGTTATGGCCAA GAGAATTGGGAAAGACCTCAGCAATACATTTGCCAAACTGGAAAAGCTCACTATCT TGGCAAAGAGAAAATCTCTATTTGACGACAAGGGGGTGGAGATTGAGGAGCTAACGTACATCATAAAACAG gaCATCAACAGTCTAAATAAACAGATAGCACAACTGCAGGACTTGGTAAGGTCCCGCGGTGCTCCGGGTGGTCGACATATCCAAACCCACTCTAACACTATAGTGGTGTCATTACAG TCCAAACTGGCTTCAATGTCCAATGACTTCAAATCAGTCCTAGAAGTAAGAACAGAG AACCTGAAGCAGCAGCGCACCAGGAGAGAGCAGTTCTCGCAGCCTCCTGTCTCGTCCTCTCCTCTGATGGCCAACAACTTCA AGAGCTCAGTCCTCATGCAGGATGAGTCCCGGAGTCTGGGTGACGTGGCCATCAATATGGACTCTCAGGCCAATCCCTTGCAGCTCCAACTTATTGATGAGCAG GACTCGTACATCCAGAGCCGTGCAGACACCATGCAGAACATCGAGACCACCATTGTGGAACTGGGCTCTATATTCCAGCAGCTGGCACACATGGTCAAAGAGCAAGAGGAGACGATTCAGAG GATCGATGCAAACGTGGAGGACACTCAGCTGAACGTGGAGGGCGCCCACACAGAGATCCTCAAATACTTTCAGTCGGTCTCTTCCAACCGTTGGCTGATGATCAAGATCTTTCTCGTCCTCATCGTGTTCTTCATCATCTTTGTCGTCTTCTTTGCCTAA
- the zgc:162144 gene encoding RD3 domain-containing protein produces the protein MFPWSAVFSLEPKVPGQRTAEELVTNTLMLELGAIVKRTERIRLERMTEGLRRRRSSSSTADYSWLANTPTLQPYELTPNDLLELQELCAKIPPAQCGPLIVRFRRMVSQMEPEVHEVARLFRSVLRDCVDEMNGNEYVQEQDTVFEKQQRSRSLSFVNFRTKFRTGHFFKGSGMSGSRGNLQQQVDWYDEEEEEEEEEDGAEEEAIRARARKGRSRSMPEITPIEHSAQG, from the exons ATGTTTCCTTGGTCCGCGGTTTTCTCCCTTGAGCCCAAGGTCCCTGGCCAGCGCACAGCGGAGGAGCTGGTAACCAATACTCTGATGTTGGAGCTTGGGGCCATTGTGAAACGCACTGAACGCATCCGTTtagagaggatgacagagggCCTCCGCCGCCGtcgcagctcctcctccacagccgaCTACAGCTGGCTGGCCAACACCCCCACCCTACAGCCCTATGAGCTGACCCCCAACGacctgctggagctgcaggagctctgTGCCAAGATCCCTCCGGCACAGTGTGGCCCTTTGATCGTCAG gttCAGGAGGATGGTGTCGCAGATGGAGCCCGAGGTTCACGAGGTGGCCCGGCTGTTTCGCTCGGTACTGCGCGACTGCGTGGACGAGATGAACGGAAACGAATACGTTCAGGAGCAGGACACCGTGTTCGAGAAGCAGCAGCGCAGCAGGAGCCTCTCCTTCGTAAATTTCCGCACAAAGTTTCGCACGGGGCACTTCTTCAAGGGCAGCGGCATGAGTGGCTCCAGGGGgaacctgcagcagcaggtggactggtatgacgaggaggaggaggaagaggaggaggaggatggagcagaggaggaggccatCAGGGCCAGGGCAAGAAAAGGAAGGAGCAGGAGCATGCCAGAGATTACCCCTATTGAGCACAGTGCCCAGGggtga
- the stx5a gene encoding syntaxin-5a isoform X1, which yields MTCRDRTVEFQSACKSLQGRQNGIQPSKPALSALRQRSDFTVMAKRIGKDLSNTFAKLEKLTILAKRKSLFDDKGVEIEELTYIIKQDINSLNKQIAQLQDLVRSRGAPGGRHIQTHSNTIVVSLQSKLASMSNDFKSVLEVRTENLKQQRTRREQFSQPPVSSSPLMANNFRSRKKGAQEPHAAREPRNDYQGYTTSNLKESSVLMQDESRSLGDVAINMDSQANPLQLQLIDEQDSYIQSRADTMQNIETTIVELGSIFQQLAHMVKEQEETIQRIDANVEDTQLNVEGAHTEILKYFQSVSSNRWLMIKIFLVLIVFFIIFVVFFA from the exons ATGACGTGCCGTGACCGGACTGTTGAGTTCCAGTCAGCCTGTAAATCTCTCCAGGGCAGACAG AATGGAATACAGCCTAGTAAACCAGCTCTCAGCGCTCTCAGGCAGCGCAGTGACTTCACAGTTATGGCCAA GAGAATTGGGAAAGACCTCAGCAATACATTTGCCAAACTGGAAAAGCTCACTATCT TGGCAAAGAGAAAATCTCTATTTGACGACAAGGGGGTGGAGATTGAGGAGCTAACGTACATCATAAAACAG gaCATCAACAGTCTAAATAAACAGATAGCACAACTGCAGGACTTGGTAAGGTCCCGCGGTGCTCCGGGTGGTCGACATATCCAAACCCACTCTAACACTATAGTGGTGTCATTACAG TCCAAACTGGCTTCAATGTCCAATGACTTCAAATCAGTCCTAGAAGTAAGAACAGAG AACCTGAAGCAGCAGCGCACCAGGAGAGAGCAGTTCTCGCAGCCTCCTGTCTCGTCCTCTCCTCTGATGGCCAACAACTTCA ggAGCCGCAAAAAAGGGGCCCAGGAGCCGCATGCAGCTCGTGAGCCGCGCAATGACTACCAGGGCTATACAACCTCAAATTTAAAAG AGAGCTCAGTCCTCATGCAGGATGAGTCCCGGAGTCTGGGTGACGTGGCCATCAATATGGACTCTCAGGCCAATCCCTTGCAGCTCCAACTTATTGATGAGCAG GACTCGTACATCCAGAGCCGTGCAGACACCATGCAGAACATCGAGACCACCATTGTGGAACTGGGCTCTATATTCCAGCAGCTGGCACACATGGTCAAAGAGCAAGAGGAGACGATTCAGAG GATCGATGCAAACGTGGAGGACACTCAGCTGAACGTGGAGGGCGCCCACACAGAGATCCTCAAATACTTTCAGTCGGTCTCTTCCAACCGTTGGCTGATGATCAAGATCTTTCTCGTCCTCATCGTGTTCTTCATCATCTTTGTCGTCTTCTTTGCCTAA